The nucleotide sequence AGAAAAATATCCTTAAGGAGAAAAGTAATTTAcatcttgaaaataaaagaatcaTCACAAAAAAGTGCCATCCTTCAATGTTCTTGCAAATCGAAATAAATAGCAAGACCTAGAGACTATTAGAAATAATtgcaaaaagaaaaatcataaatgCAGAAAATTTCCAGTTTTAGTTCCATATAAGAAACGTCCTTTGACagtaatttcttaattttaacgcacttactgatttttttgtacACCTTCTTTCATAAtcatattcattttcaattatttctatatcaaaatgtctTTTGAGCGAATTAAATCAAAGCCACTTAATCTAATTGTGTCACCtacatttttaaacaaagtgaacaaaaaaatcaaaaagataaaaatatctTGCCACTCAACATTTTTGACTTTATGGCCAGATCTATGGTGTGAATTAGGTTCAAATAATACTTTTGAGATTTGGAGTTTTAAACTCGTAACTTACTGTCTAGCACTGAAACTGGAAGAAGAGTTAATGTGGATACAATGAATCACATCAAGAACGGCCAAAATCCAAATGATATTGTGAAAATTAGAAGTTTTTAGCCACTCACCAGTCCGCAAATGATACAAATTCCTGAATCTTCATTCTTCATGGCTGCCTGCTGCAATTTGGGCGTAACTAGACCGTGCAATCCTAATAAATGTCTTCCTAAGCCTTGCTCGCTAAGGAGGCCAAAATTACATACCTGGCATTTCAAAGGCGGCCTGAAATGAGAATTGTTTAGTCAACTATGTTCAAAAGATCCCTGATAATATAGAAGAGAGATACTTCACTTTTTGTGGTTTATTTTTGGATGGATTTTAATCTTGTGGATCCATTCTAAATGGTATTTGAGCAGCTCGAAATTCTTCAGATATCCACTGCAAATTTCGCAAACTACAGACGTAGGATCGGAGATGATGTCAACCGGTTTTGCGCTTTTTGAAGCAGTGAGGATCAAATCGATAGATTCTTCAGTGAGTTTTCTCGttctatttttcaaagattGATTCTGGAATTGAAATGAAGTTAtatactttttcgaaaaaaatatacgaagCAAACCTGGCGCGTCACAATTGATGTCTTATTTTTCGGCTGGCCATTGACATTCGCACCCGAAGTAGATGGGCCCTCGAATCTAGTTaacagagaaaaaaattgaagttcaaatgattttttcctCGATTATATATCagaaaagtattttctattGATACTTATCATGGATAGGAAATGAATCAAGTAGAAAAGGATcggaaaaagtacaaaaatagataaaagaagaatgaaaaataaaatgtcaatacACTGGCGCTCGAAAGCGCTTGCGGAGTTCTAGAGAGAAgaagtaaatattaaaattagaaataagagTACCTGTTAACGGCGTTTTGAGCATTCTTCAATGGTATTTCCATAGCAGATTTCTCAATCTTAGACAGGTTCAGATATTGATCAAAGGTTGATACTTTCAATGCCAACAAACCCTCTGTTGCTGGTGGGCTCCAATCGATTGGTGGCGCTAAATTCTGTTCTAGTTTGAAGGTTTTCATACAGTTCACTAAGTGGGACTTCATCCTCccttaaaaaaaaaaaaaaaaaaattaaaaaccaattattttaaaaattatgactAGAAAGCCATGtaacctataaaaataacaaagatatCGAGGATTAGGAAACCtcttgaaagaaaatttaaatatataaataagaaatataaggAGAAATTTTAAGAATGGAAACTTTCAATAATCGAAGACTTAATTAAAGGAAACCATATAATGATCACCACATTAGAAAACAATTGTGAAAATCAGTgaacattttgttaaaaaaaatgtttgcagTACAATGACAAACAAAGAATTCATTTCATTTGTGTACAGAGAATGGATTGTTTCCAGCgcttttttcattgaaatgatcaactctgaccaaaaaaaaaaaaatgataataaaatttatttgttgcatAATTGTTGGTGGATATGGCaatctttgaaaattatacCTGGAAAACTATCATAATAGCTGATATCAACTGGAGTTATAAAATCTAAACTCACCAGTCCCTAGATTCAAATTCTAAATATCTTCAATAGGTATACTTGATACCAACATTGTGGCATAAATTTTGGACAGGAAAATTACTCGGTGCATGATGCGGGAACAAGAAATGGAAAAAGAAGGGGAAATTTCGACTAAATAAGAAGTAACAGCGCGGGATTCTGAAAATGAAAGCGCGTGAAATTTTAGAAGGTAATTATGGGCTGGAAATTATATGGCTGTTGACAATAAACatggataaaataatttgtatcaatAACAAAGTCCATAAAAATTAGAAACGATGAAGCAAAAGGAAATTAAGAATGATGGAAAACACAAAACGTTTCAACCACCGTCAAAtaccatcaatttttttaactttttacttcttagaccttttcataggtttttgttgaaaatttgtcTTCGTAAATGGTAAAAATATTCACctttcgacctatttcggtctttattaAAGTATTACTTTACGTTGATAACTTAAgacgaatatcaaataaaaaaatccacaataagtaaatattttcttagttGTCATATATAAGTAGCGgccatcaattaaattattcgtagttataaaaaaatttacgaacTAGAATacagttttattcaaattgtttagGTCTTTTTTTATCAGCTTTTTTTTACCTATGTATAggaattatttctaaaaattctttttttgtattggATTCAAATAACGGAATTAAATACAAGGAAAAGAGAATTTTGAGAAATGGTTCACATAAATAGGAACGAGAAAgctgagaaatgttaaaaaagacaaatttgactaaaactattttatttttatgcaaCTACGAATGATTTTATTGAcggctgctacatatttttgaaatcaacaaatcaacacaaaaattattttttgtgtttttatcttgatattcatgatgtaagtgatctattgattaatcatgcaaattattaatgttatattttaatagacagaacttttaccttttttaaagactaattttattcagaataaatctaaaatcaatacgatttatcaaaaaacaataataaattaattatattaccTTTTTTGTAACTTTCGTATGGGCAGTTTGAGCATTGGAACGGCTTAGGAATTTTCTCTATACGACCCTGGATTCCGTGCACGAGTTTAATGTGCTTTAAGATATTTCTggattttttcactttataagggcaaaaattacaataatataaaaaattttttaagtgcGGCATTTCCAAATGTTGAGACATCACTAGAGACGAATCAGTCTTGAAATTGCAACTTTTGCATTTTTTCAAGCGTTTTTTAACCAGCGTTTTTTTCTCTTTGTTAATAGCCGAAGTATTGTTGAGAGAAGTTCCCATTTGAACTGTTTCCGGAATCGATCCTcctataaattaaaaaaaaaattgcaaaaaagttttgtataatGATACATTCAGCTTCTCGTTTATCCTTACGTTTCTGTTGTGACAATACGTCGTTTTGTACATATTCTTGCACCAGATCAAGACCTATATCCATAAAAAACTTTGCTGAAGGACGATCGAAATAAGAAGCATTGTTGGCATCCGTAACGTGCTTCGAATCAGTTTTGGcctttaaaaataacaataacaatgtAAACTAATGTATTCGGTAATGTATTTTTAGTAagaataattcacaaaaaaaaataagtgatttCCAACATTTGCAAGAAAATCGGGCAACATCGCGACAGCTATATGTTGCAAAgtaatttatctcaaaaaaattatgaggtTTCACTGTAGACCAATAAAAGTAGatagtataaaattatttacgacTTAATGCAATACACAAATGTGCTATATTAATGGCGGCTAAGCGACAACTATTCTTGGCACCAAAGAATTCCAGTGATCGTCTTTTACGGTGTTGCCACTATTATCAATTCTACTTCAATTTAAATCTTACCTGAAGTTTCGGCAACAACTGACGATTTTACGTAAGAAATCAACTGTGTCATGAAtttatttagtcaaaaattttataaaaaccaaaaaattttttattttgcatgaaataatcggcaaaattaaattgttttaagaaatattttggaGATCAGTTGAATAAATcatgttttacaattttattctaAGTAAATGGTATAAATGCCTCGACCATAGGaatctgaaaagaaaaaattttggttgaaaaaaatacattaccCCTTTTTTACGCGGCTTATTGTCCACTCCCTTCATCTTCAACTTTACGTTGCCGCAATCATTAACATCGGCTTTCTCCTCATTCTTTTTAGCATCTCCGTcgattttctgttttttctcgTTCATTTGTCCTGCAAAGCTTTTCAACGGTGGTTTTTCGTAAATGTAATTTACGATAAACGATGGCGCTTCGATGATGAACATATCCTCGGTCAAGCTGGGTAATGAAGAATTCACTGGAGGGTATTCTTTTTTAGAAGGCATATTGGAGGAAGCAGCAATAATTTCCCAATctgataaaacaaaattaaaattaaattaaataataaccaAATTATATCATTCAAGTACCTTCAGAAATCTCGTCAACCGCCATTGGTGCATCCAATGTATTTTTGGATGGTTCTATGGTTTCCACAACGAAGTCTTTGCAAGTTGATGTCAATGTTGACGGCAAGGATATTTCCTTATGTTCTACCATCATCACCTTCTCATTCgtctttaattttttcgaacGTCTCCTTCTGTgtaacaataaattaaatataatattctaCCTACTGGTCAATCAGACAATATCTTCGAACGccatattgaattgaaaaattatgtaataaaataaatacaaaatacttGAATTATTCACTTACCGAGAAGATTTAGATTGAGGTTTCACCATAGCTTTCACCAACGATTTTTTTTAGGAATTTCTATTTATCAATAccaatttttcttgataaatataaCACTCCTTCACAACAGCACCCCACAAAATCCAATGAATATCTAACTGTAGCAACTACAATTTCATGTGGAAGCTTGAAAAATCTCAGTCGGTAATgcagtttgttttttttttgttctataaaGCAGAAGTGACGTCACCAACACGGCTTTTGGCGCTTGCGCCTAGCCAGTCGATGCTCGCGATGGAGGAAACAGGAAACAGGAAACAGCAATGTGCTGGTCAATCAGATCTCACCAGGCGACGCTATGCTTTGTTGCTATgcttaaatttatatatttattcagcACGTGATTATGGTAATTTACTTTCTGAATGTCACAATAATTGCAGTGtaacaatattcaaaaaattatttgttgctTAACATTTTGAACTTGGCGCTAATAAATACCCTCCAAAGCACTATCTACTATAGTTGTTCATTGAAATGTAGCAAATGAAATAATGCTGATTCGTTTGCTAAAAAGCGTTgattaatttaataacaaaatttagtgattatatcatattttcGATGTAAAATAGCATATTGACTAGTTTTCATTTTAGTGGAATATCTCGTTTTTGTGTAGTTTTAGTTAAATTGAACTTTACCAATAAAGCTATGGGTGAGTACTTAGATGTATACTTGGTTCAAAAACTATGTAGTTGTGTATTAGACCTACTCGTAGGCATGCATTTTAGGCTTTAGCAAACATATTTAtatgttatataaatttatatagtttCTACAAATACATCTTTCCAAATTAATTCTAGCTTGGTTTCTCCACTTATCCAGATCTTCAAATAAATGGAATTTTGCTCATTTCCATAATATTTATGAGTTTGTATATGGACATTTATAGTTATGGATAGTAGAAATATTTcaggaaataaaagaaattttattcttcataaaaattctGTAAATCTGCcggttttcaaaataattcccGTTCCAGTGgttatttctaattgaaatatctttaaaactattgtttttgtggtaaaaatttttctactttcatttggaccatatataaaaatattgataatagcaagaaaattttttatgaacatACTTAAGGAACTTCAcaatgttatttgaaaaatttctgattgtatttttttaaggCATCCACAATTTATACCTACAGAgttcaataacttttttgtcTCAAAAGGTATGAAAAAGTTTCATAGAAAAATCGAAAGcttattgtaaaattattttgtaataagtaGTGTGTTTTATAGGATAACAGCATATCAATTTTATGGTTTTTCTAATGTATATCAACTTGAATTTCAAAGATGTGTTCAACAATTTACAGGTCATTTAATAATACCAAAAGAACTTGTTGCTACTCATtaagattttcataaatttcatttaatatacaggggaacaaaaattatattctgcaaattacttatttttttgttgagaaTTTCTAAACTTAATTTTTGTTAGATTTACTACAGTAGGATATGATgctttaatataaaataagtagAATTGAAATTCAAGATAACATTCAGGCTGTTCTATTTGGTAAAACATGAGTTTACTATGCTGTAACCATTAAATAAGTTTTACCTAATGTAAACAATATTTCCAAGAAGTTATAAACTCATTATTTCCATTAATTAAATACTATCTGTTGATTTGCTACTCTCTATAATAGAAATGCTCATAATACTTTaaacttctttaattttttatttcttagaccttttatacATGTTAATGTTtgtaaatcgtcttgattttaagtctcttctgttataaaattagtttttttcaataatttttgaacgaGAGAACAAAAcgttgacatttcgactttgtATCAAATCCATTATGAATCTTTCCTTCAGGTTCGCCATCATTTGTTGATCAAAATAATGCATATCAACCTGTTCATCAGTTCAGTTGTCCTTACTTACTTAATAACTATTTCAGAAAGACATAAGGCTTTCTATCAATTATGATCTACAGTCATATAGATCACCCATCAGATGATTGCGGATTCTAACCCAGATCGAAATgtttataaaagttttcaaatgtCTGTTTCTGATGGaaagttaaaatttaaaaatctcttATTTCGAGTATGAATTTTTGCCAcgatttttcgtatttatagtttttttctgtttctagacatttattcaattgtatattagatttattcaaatacacGGACTTTACtctaaattttaatacaacgaAGTATAACCAAATTAAGATTAAGATTAAGATTCTGGTTAACCCAATCAGATTTTCCGTATTTAaaactgatttcaaaaataagaaagtttATTTTCGTTGTTCAAATGGCTTCCTGTATATCTTCTTTGGATCAACAAGGACAGAAAAAACGAAGGAAATACTAACCCACGACACGTTGaaactttcaaaattgtttctttAGATTGAGCATGAATTAGTAGCTACTTACTCCAATGTATCCTGATAACTGATAAGGCAAAGAAAACGACTGATATAAATCTGGCGGGAacacgaaaaataaaaatagactcAAAAAGAGATGGTTGTGATGATCCATATGACAGTTGACAACTTGAAATTGGCAACGATGCGCTCCTGAGCAGCTCATTAATATTTCCTGACCATGGTTGGTCGCGGCGTTGTCATACTGATTTATAATTCTTTAAAACTAATGTTATATGTTCCCATTaaagtataattaaattaaaatacaaatttgtgTAATAtctcacaaaaattt is from Diorhabda carinulata isolate Delta chromosome 1, icDioCari1.1, whole genome shotgun sequence and encodes:
- the LOC130897882 gene encoding MOG interacting and ectopic P-granules protein 1-like; protein product: MVKPQSKSSRRRRSKKLKTNEKVMMVEHKEISLPSTLTSTCKDFVVETIEPSKNTLDAPMAVDEISEDWEIIAASSNMPSKKEYPPVNSSLPSLTEDMFIIEAPSFIVNYIYEKPPLKSFAGQMNEKKQKIDGDAKKNEEKADVNDCGNVKLKMKGVDNKPRKKGAKTDSKHVTDANNASYFDRPSAKFFMDIGLDLVQEYVQNDVLSQQKRGSIPETVQMGTSLNNTSAINKEKKTLVKKRLKKCKSCNFKTDSSLVMSQHLEMPHLKNFLYYCNFCPYKVKKSRNILKHIKLVHGIQGRIEKIPKPFQCSNCPYESYKKGRMKSHLVNCMKTFKLEQNLAPPIDWSPPATEGLLALKVSTFDQYLNLSKIEKSAMEIPLKNAQNAVNRFEGPSTSGANVNGQPKNKTSIVTRQNQSLKNRTRKLTEESIDLILTASKSAKPVDIISDPTSVVCEICSGYLKNFELLKYHLEWIHKIKIHPKINHKKPPLKCQVCNFGLLSEQGLGRHLLGLHGLVTPKLQQAAMKNEDSGICIICGLEYGCNILKHVSMDHNKTLKQIDLFYQCLVCTVKFEMYQQFENHVYSIHTAIKEE